The Methanocella arvoryzae MRE50 genome includes a region encoding these proteins:
- a CDS encoding alpha/beta fold hydrolase: protein MLSKSATLPEGIAECVAELQNGPIHYYRAGETGRPIVLLHGGGTDTAWLSWKKAIPALAPDYRVYAPDWPGHGGSKQYRGKATQEMLEGCLLQLLDAWGLQKATLVGLSMGASVAAGFTIGHPERVARLVLTDSGGLTERVQWHLLSYLLLKTPLFPQLTSMLMLNRPSIRYSLEKQFFKSRVPDLDEIVGEVYQELKAKKSIYSDWQLDEIGPRRLKTFHLPELGRIRCPTLVVNGSLDHLVPVEAAKLAAEKIPKAKFEVIAGCGHWPNREKPDEFNRILQAFLKETDADLPPA from the coding sequence TTGCTGTCGAAAAGTGCTACGTTGCCCGAAGGCATCGCTGAATGCGTCGCCGAACTACAAAACGGTCCCATACACTACTATCGAGCTGGTGAGACTGGCCGGCCTATCGTTCTGCTCCACGGCGGCGGCACTGACACGGCCTGGCTTTCCTGGAAGAAGGCCATTCCGGCACTGGCCCCGGACTACAGGGTTTACGCCCCTGACTGGCCGGGCCACGGGGGAAGCAAGCAGTACCGCGGCAAGGCTACCCAGGAAATGCTCGAAGGCTGCCTGCTACAGCTGCTGGATGCATGGGGCCTGCAAAAGGCGACGCTGGTCGGCCTTTCTATGGGGGCGAGCGTAGCGGCCGGTTTTACCATCGGGCACCCGGAGCGGGTGGCCAGGCTGGTGCTCACGGACAGCGGGGGGCTGACAGAGCGGGTACAATGGCATCTCCTCAGCTATCTCCTGCTGAAAACGCCCCTGTTTCCCCAGCTTACTTCCATGCTGATGCTCAACCGCCCCTCCATTCGCTACAGCCTGGAAAAGCAGTTCTTCAAGAGCCGGGTTCCGGACCTCGACGAGATCGTGGGGGAGGTATACCAGGAGCTCAAAGCTAAAAAATCGATTTACAGCGACTGGCAGCTCGATGAAATCGGCCCCAGGCGGCTCAAGACCTTCCACCTGCCGGAACTCGGCCGGATTCGCTGTCCGACGCTGGTCGTCAACGGTTCTCTGGACCATCTTGTTCCCGTCGAAGCGGCAAAGCTGGCCGCTGAAAAGATCCCGAAGGCAAAGTTCGAGGTAATCGCCGGGTGCGGCCACTGGCCTAACCGGGAGAAGCCCGACGAGTTCAACCGGATCCTGCAGGCCTTTCTGAAAGAGACAGATGCTGATCTGCCTCCCGCGTAA
- a CDS encoding Kae1-associated kinase Bud32 produces the protein MAVIRRQGAEAVVELLPDRVIKTRVPKSYRIRELDERLRRERTRAEAKIISEARRLGIPTPVVYDVGQFSLEMELIQGRPLKDVLSPELSRKAGVLVGKLHQGGLIHGDLTTSNMIVTDSTIYVIDFGLSYWDGTLEARGVDVHVYYQTLVSSHENHEELMEAFAEGYRSSFPGANEVLRRVREIEYRGRYKTETP, from the coding sequence ATGGCTGTAATCAGAAGGCAGGGCGCAGAAGCGGTCGTAGAGCTGCTGCCCGACAGGGTCATCAAGACCCGGGTGCCGAAATCCTACCGGATCCGGGAGCTGGACGAGCGCCTGCGCCGGGAGCGTACCCGGGCTGAGGCTAAGATCATCAGCGAGGCCCGGAGGCTGGGCATACCGACCCCTGTCGTGTATGACGTCGGCCAGTTTTCTCTGGAGATGGAACTGATACAGGGCAGGCCGCTGAAAGACGTGCTCTCGCCCGAATTGTCCCGGAAGGCCGGAGTTCTCGTGGGAAAGCTGCATCAGGGCGGCCTCATCCACGGCGACCTGACCACCTCCAACATGATCGTCACCGACAGCACGATCTACGTGATCGACTTTGGCCTCTCCTACTGGGACGGTACGCTGGAAGCCCGGGGCGTAGATGTGCATGTCTACTACCAGACCCTGGTCAGCTCCCACGAGAACCACGAAGAGCTGATGGAGGCGTTTGCCGAAGGCTACCGGTCCTCTTTCCCGGGGGCGAACGAGGTGCTCCGGCGGGTCAGGGAGATCGAGTACCGGGGCCGGTACAAGACCGAAACACCCTGA
- a CDS encoding ABC transporter ATP-binding protein: MEPIIKTVNLTKSYGKSRGIEDVNLSVNRGDIFGFLGPNGAGKSTTIRTLLDFIRPTSGSASIFGLDCQKDSVQIKKRIGYIPGDFGLYGNMSGWKFLEYFGKVRGGYDAEDARAYAARLDIRLDRKMKEYSRGMRQKVAIIQAFMNNPDLIIMDEPTNGLDPLVQQTFMDMIREKAAEGTTIFMSSHVLSDVEKVCNRVAIIKGGRIATEEKVEDLRKKAGNVVRVKFAEEVDPAAFAMPGVSPVRQNGYLKMTVTDNMESVLGEISRHKVADISIHQMTLEEIFMHYYEGGK; this comes from the coding sequence ATGGAACCAATCATCAAGACGGTAAACCTGACGAAATCGTACGGCAAGAGCCGCGGGATCGAAGATGTCAACCTCAGCGTGAACCGGGGCGATATCTTCGGCTTCCTCGGTCCCAACGGGGCTGGCAAGTCGACGACGATCCGCACGCTGCTGGACTTCATCCGGCCCACGAGCGGCAGCGCCAGCATCTTCGGCCTGGACTGCCAGAAGGACAGTGTACAGATCAAGAAGCGGATCGGCTATATCCCCGGTGATTTCGGACTGTATGGTAACATGTCCGGGTGGAAGTTCCTCGAGTACTTCGGCAAGGTCCGCGGCGGATACGACGCAGAAGATGCCAGAGCTTATGCGGCCCGGCTGGACATCAGGCTCGACCGGAAGATGAAGGAGTACTCCAGAGGCATGCGCCAGAAAGTCGCCATCATCCAGGCGTTCATGAATAATCCTGATCTGATCATCATGGACGAGCCGACCAACGGCCTGGACCCTCTCGTGCAGCAGACGTTCATGGACATGATCCGCGAGAAGGCAGCCGAAGGCACGACTATCTTCATGTCCTCCCACGTGCTCTCCGACGTGGAGAAGGTCTGCAACAGGGTTGCCATCATCAAGGGCGGCAGGATCGCCACCGAGGAGAAAGTCGAAGACCTGAGGAAGAAGGCGGGCAACGTCGTCCGGGTGAAGTTCGCGGAAGAGGTCGATCCCGCAGCTTTCGCGATGCCGGGGGTCAGCCCTGTGCGGCAGAATGGTTATCTAAAGATGACCGTCACTGACAACATGGAAAGCGTGCTCGGAGAGATCTCCCGGCACAAGGTGGCGGACATCAGCATCCACCAGATGACGCTGGAAGAGATATTCATGCATTACTATGAGGGAGGTAAGTAA
- a CDS encoding MFS transporter, with the protein MDRNRKNVIFLLVAAALLIDMMMYTLVIPILPAYATTLGADEMMIGVIFGAFSIALLLFSIPFGALSDRVGRRPLLVAGMFLLALTNLVFVISDNLYLLIVARVIQGISGAATWSAGLALIADTFDASERGSKLGMAMAIMSAGTLSGPVVGGIVYDLLGYRMTFVLPSVLTILLGCMFYLIHVPPKSQGEKGSYAKLLKKAPVVFAVCSIATIVGALTFGLLEPFMPLYLFEKFSATPTLIGLAFGAMSLLNMVAAPVVGNLYDRFGGRGLLASGLVLSGLIIALTMLMPSMELTILAFAIVGVTMSMALTPMLPLLTDLFGGPEGSSQGFLYGIYNTLFSIGLTIGPFLGGALVVKFSLPITIFGQAVLLALTGILVFLIIGDRKARAPKAPQ; encoded by the coding sequence ATGGACCGGAACAGGAAGAACGTTATATTTCTGCTCGTGGCAGCGGCGCTCCTCATAGACATGATGATGTATACGCTGGTCATCCCTATATTGCCTGCATACGCTACAACTTTAGGCGCCGACGAGATGATGATCGGCGTGATCTTCGGGGCTTTCTCTATCGCGCTGCTGTTGTTCAGCATACCGTTCGGGGCACTGTCCGATCGCGTGGGACGGAGGCCGCTGCTGGTCGCAGGCATGTTTCTGCTGGCCCTGACCAACCTTGTCTTCGTGATCTCCGATAACCTGTACCTCCTCATCGTGGCCAGGGTCATCCAGGGCATATCAGGGGCGGCGACCTGGTCGGCCGGCCTTGCCCTGATAGCGGACACTTTCGACGCATCCGAGCGGGGGTCGAAGCTGGGAATGGCTATGGCAATCATGTCCGCCGGTACGCTGTCAGGCCCCGTAGTGGGCGGAATAGTCTACGACCTGCTGGGCTACAGGATGACTTTCGTCCTGCCCTCGGTGCTGACGATCCTTCTGGGCTGCATGTTCTATTTGATCCACGTCCCGCCAAAATCGCAGGGCGAAAAGGGCAGCTACGCGAAGCTGCTGAAAAAAGCCCCCGTGGTATTTGCCGTCTGCTCGATCGCCACTATCGTAGGAGCTCTGACATTCGGCCTCCTGGAGCCCTTTATGCCGCTGTACCTGTTCGAGAAGTTTTCAGCTACGCCTACCCTCATCGGGCTGGCTTTCGGAGCGATGTCCCTGCTAAACATGGTGGCCGCTCCGGTGGTGGGAAACCTGTACGACCGCTTCGGGGGAAGAGGCCTGCTGGCATCCGGCCTGGTACTCTCGGGGCTGATCATAGCTCTCACGATGCTCATGCCTTCCATGGAGCTCACCATTCTGGCCTTCGCCATAGTGGGCGTTACCATGAGCATGGCACTGACGCCTATGCTGCCGCTGTTGACCGATCTTTTCGGAGGGCCGGAGGGCAGTTCCCAGGGCTTCCTCTACGGGATTTATAACACCCTCTTCTCGATCGGGCTGACTATCGGGCCGTTCCTTGGAGGGGCACTGGTAGTGAAGTTCTCTCTGCCTATAACCATCTTTGGGCAGGCCGTCTTGCTGGCGCTGACCGGAATACTCGTATTCCTGATCATCGGGGATCGGAAAGCCAGAGCGCCGAAGGCGCCGCAGTAA
- a CDS encoding carbohydrate kinase family protein produces the protein MCVKYDALCYGAISLDISGRVAGLAPGIQDSATDYEIYPGGDATLVALTLAGLGWKVALAGGPVGKDPMGDYLRQRIAEAGIDLYADTRGKTSVSAVTVDRRGDRTSITFHEDTPLNEIPVPVDLVSRSRSLYACGCYGENSARLGEKARAVKVPSVLNARADNLSFLGWFDVAIASIANVRTLAKDPAEAAAILHAAGAGTAIVTAGEQGCAYCTTDTGILSAYKVDPVDCTGAGAAFAAGFIHAGLQGLKLQDRLRYASAAGALKCLHRGSYRRLTQEELDHLVESWQVNTNQTVA, from the coding sequence ATGTGCGTAAAATACGATGCCCTGTGCTATGGCGCTATATCGCTAGATATATCCGGCCGGGTAGCAGGGCTGGCCCCGGGCATTCAGGATAGTGCTACTGATTATGAGATTTACCCTGGCGGCGACGCTACGCTGGTGGCCCTGACACTGGCCGGTCTGGGATGGAAAGTAGCTCTGGCAGGGGGGCCCGTGGGAAAAGACCCGATGGGCGACTACCTCCGCCAGAGAATAGCGGAAGCTGGCATCGATCTGTATGCGGACACCAGGGGAAAGACGAGCGTTTCGGCCGTCACAGTCGACCGCAGGGGGGACCGGACCTCGATCACCTTCCACGAAGACACGCCCCTGAACGAGATCCCCGTACCAGTGGATCTGGTATCCCGGTCCCGCAGCCTTTACGCCTGCGGATGCTACGGTGAAAACTCCGCCCGGCTCGGGGAAAAGGCGCGAGCTGTGAAGGTGCCTTCGGTGCTGAACGCAAGGGCGGATAACCTCAGCTTTCTGGGATGGTTCGACGTCGCCATAGCGAGCATAGCCAATGTCAGGACCCTTGCGAAGGACCCTGCGGAAGCGGCCGCCATCCTGCATGCCGCAGGAGCAGGTACAGCGATCGTAACAGCAGGAGAGCAGGGCTGCGCCTATTGTACGACAGATACGGGGATATTGTCCGCATACAAGGTCGATCCAGTCGATTGCACAGGCGCTGGTGCGGCCTTTGCCGCAGGCTTCATTCACGCAGGCCTCCAGGGACTGAAGCTGCAGGACAGGCTAAGATATGCCAGTGCAGCGGGGGCTCTGAAGTGCCTGCACAGAGGAAGCTACAGGCGATTAACACAGGAAGAGCTGGACCACTTGGTCGAATCATGGCAGGTAAATACGAATCAGACCGTAGCTTAA
- a CDS encoding translation initiation factor IF-2 subunit beta: MDYDSLLNRGKAELPKSVKSKARFEVPAARVRLEGKKTVIENFGDICDRLNRDPDTVAKYLLREIGTAGTRTDGRITLTGVFSSEQIDAAVHQFVDAYVMCNVCHLPDTRMVKEKRTTTLVCEACGARYPVKTIR, encoded by the coding sequence ATGGACTACGATTCACTTCTGAACCGGGGCAAAGCAGAACTGCCGAAGAGCGTCAAAAGCAAAGCCCGCTTTGAGGTGCCTGCCGCCCGGGTACGCCTCGAAGGCAAGAAGACCGTCATCGAGAACTTCGGCGACATATGCGACCGTCTTAATCGGGACCCTGATACTGTGGCGAAGTACCTGCTGCGGGAAATCGGCACGGCCGGCACCCGCACGGATGGCAGGATCACACTTACAGGCGTCTTTTCTTCGGAGCAGATCGACGCCGCTGTGCACCAGTTCGTAGACGCTTACGTTATGTGCAATGTGTGTCACCTCCCCGATACCCGGATGGTCAAGGAGAAACGTACCACTACTCTCGTATGCGAGGCTTGTGGTGCGAGATACCCTGTAAAAACGATCAGATAG
- a CDS encoding carboxypeptidase-like regulatory domain-containing protein, with protein MKPFAIILITTLVLLIITATAVSVAQTPAVNASISGRVSSATGAPITDAQVMLVNASNTSEQIGNFTMPVDANGYYQFVNVPEGNLAVFAWSPNYASGLSNSVNVSEKVTYTANVVIVPEPYFVDIDVSQKVIPLETGKSTITFTVYDHWMNKVGAGWFITTHTTAGTLDPLYGETDANSQFKTTISAPMEGTNATVEVFARAKNGTYYPLQMTVVTPTPTPTVTPTVTATPNATAQVTVTPVANVTVTPAVTATPEATPTTAPTPTPTPGFEIMAALIGLAAVAAAYRKA; from the coding sequence ATGAAACCGTTCGCAATCATACTGATAACTACACTGGTCCTGCTGATTATTACTGCCACAGCAGTATCAGTCGCCCAGACACCGGCAGTCAACGCCAGCATATCGGGCAGAGTTTCCTCTGCGACAGGCGCTCCGATCACCGACGCCCAGGTCATGCTCGTGAACGCGTCGAACACATCCGAGCAGATCGGCAACTTCACCATGCCAGTGGATGCCAACGGGTACTACCAGTTCGTCAACGTGCCTGAGGGCAACCTGGCAGTCTTCGCCTGGAGCCCGAACTATGCTTCCGGCCTGTCCAACTCGGTGAATGTGTCGGAGAAAGTTACCTATACAGCCAACGTGGTCATAGTACCGGAGCCATACTTTGTGGACATAGACGTCAGCCAGAAAGTCATACCTCTCGAGACCGGGAAGTCGACCATCACCTTTACGGTGTACGACCACTGGATGAACAAGGTGGGCGCAGGCTGGTTCATCACCACCCACACGACCGCGGGCACCTTAGACCCGCTATACGGCGAGACTGACGCTAACAGCCAGTTCAAGACCACGATATCCGCCCCGATGGAGGGTACCAACGCCACCGTCGAAGTCTTTGCCAGAGCGAAGAACGGCACCTATTACCCCCTCCAGATGACAGTAGTCACACCGACCCCGACGCCCACCGTGACCCCGACAGTGACGGCCACTCCTAATGCCACTGCACAGGTAACCGTAACCCCGGTCGCGAACGTTACGGTCACACCGGCGGTTACCGCTACCCCGGAGGCCACTCCCACGACGGCACCGACCCCCACCCCGACGCCCGGCTTCGAGATTATGGCCGCCTTAATCGGGCTGGCAGCGGTTGCTGCAGCATACAGAAAAGCATAG
- a CDS encoding TrmB family transcriptional regulator sugar-binding domain-containing protein produces MKTLHSEDAIVQLEALESEFVAEAPQETLWSIYGAPSIEAKLEDMLDTAKKSVLCMAPEQYLDSLRRIAGKGLELSLVIITENKTIKRELEECFHGDNVRVRTLTPAQVASMYTTAKMSNRVSSMPEYREAIAGFDFFNNLILVVDHSEFLYVPPLPGKVYSALHTTSKPLIIGTSLIFGGLQIADLPE; encoded by the coding sequence ATGAAAACTCTCCATTCCGAGGATGCGATCGTGCAGCTCGAAGCCCTCGAGAGTGAGTTCGTGGCAGAGGCGCCTCAAGAGACATTGTGGTCGATCTACGGAGCACCGAGCATCGAAGCCAAGCTGGAGGATATGCTGGATACCGCTAAAAAGAGCGTCCTGTGCATGGCGCCGGAGCAGTACCTCGATAGCCTGAGAAGGATCGCCGGGAAAGGCCTGGAACTGTCGCTGGTGATCATCACGGAAAACAAGACGATAAAAAGGGAACTAGAAGAGTGTTTCCACGGAGATAACGTCCGCGTCAGGACTCTGACTCCTGCGCAGGTGGCGAGCATGTATACCACGGCAAAAATGTCTAATCGGGTCTCCTCGATGCCGGAGTACAGGGAAGCGATCGCCGGCTTCGATTTTTTCAACAATCTCATCCTTGTTGTCGACCACTCCGAGTTCCTTTATGTCCCCCCGCTTCCCGGAAAAGTCTACAGTGCGTTGCATACGACCAGCAAGCCGCTGATCATTGGCACGTCGCTGATCTTCGGCGGCCTGCAGATCGCTGATCTGCCGGAGTAA
- a CDS encoding ABC transporter permease subunit: protein MTLEVFRQAIKDKYKGAIVASALLFLFVFWMASFYPALKDSMAMYDQLLENPTFKAMLGSEIVSMGTFSGFMAVELFSYIGLVVGAYAAFLAASFLAGEIEQKSSELMLSLPVSRENIVLSRFAVIVPVSILVSAAMLLAVYTGAVFIGEPVDLVWFAYAMLFTGVFMLAVGAGALLLSALMSDGKKAAFSAIGVLLVMFLVENVGSMITSIDWARKLSLYHYAKVTNIVINHDVNWGNLGILLAAAVVFLALAVIAFKRRDINVT from the coding sequence ATGACGCTCGAAGTGTTCAGACAGGCGATCAAGGACAAGTACAAGGGGGCAATAGTTGCCTCAGCGCTCCTTTTCCTCTTCGTCTTCTGGATGGCATCTTTCTACCCGGCGCTGAAAGACTCGATGGCGATGTACGATCAGCTACTGGAGAACCCGACCTTCAAGGCCATGCTCGGCAGTGAGATCGTAAGCATGGGGACGTTCTCCGGGTTTATGGCTGTAGAGTTGTTCAGCTACATCGGCCTGGTCGTCGGAGCTTACGCAGCGTTCCTTGCCGCTTCTTTCCTCGCAGGGGAGATCGAGCAAAAGTCCAGCGAGCTGATGCTGTCGCTGCCGGTCAGCAGAGAAAACATCGTGCTGTCCCGGTTCGCGGTAATTGTGCCAGTATCTATCCTCGTCTCCGCGGCCATGCTGCTGGCCGTCTATACAGGCGCGGTCTTCATCGGGGAGCCGGTGGATCTCGTGTGGTTCGCCTACGCCATGCTGTTCACAGGCGTATTCATGCTGGCGGTGGGCGCAGGCGCGTTGCTCCTGTCAGCCTTGATGAGCGACGGTAAAAAGGCGGCGTTCTCGGCGATCGGCGTCCTGCTGGTCATGTTCCTCGTGGAGAATGTCGGCTCCATGATTACCAGCATCGACTGGGCGAGAAAGCTGTCCCTGTACCACTACGCTAAAGTTACCAACATCGTGATCAACCACGACGTGAACTGGGGCAACCTGGGCATCCTGCTGGCCGCCGCGGTAGTATTCCTCGCACTGGCCGTCATCGCCTTCAAGCGCAGGGATATCAACGTCACTTAA
- a CDS encoding calcium/sodium antiporter encodes MLLELIGLLVGIGLLVKGADWLVESARDLAFAAGIPASVIGLTLVAMGTSVPEFVVGIDSALSGVGQIAVGNVIGANISNLCLIIGVAAIVNRIHVSRSIARVDMPFAFGVTLLFLLLSLDGTIGLIDGVIFIGAGILYIYNIYRRAGGERKVLVADTDTVKNLVLLAIGIACVILGGKVTVDSAVSLANAFQVSPFLIAVTIIAIGTSMPEMVTALVASRKDEGDLVMGNCIGSVIVNTLFILGAAAIVSPLPIAGVIDILILLGIIVLLLPILVTRSQIGHREGILLVVLYVIFVGYKVIAGAV; translated from the coding sequence ATGCTGCTGGAACTGATCGGGCTGCTTGTCGGCATAGGGTTGCTGGTCAAAGGGGCTGACTGGCTGGTCGAGTCCGCCCGGGATCTGGCCTTCGCAGCAGGAATCCCCGCCTCAGTCATAGGCCTGACTCTGGTGGCCATGGGGACCTCAGTGCCGGAGTTCGTGGTCGGCATAGACTCTGCTTTATCAGGCGTCGGGCAGATCGCGGTCGGAAATGTGATCGGTGCGAACATCTCTAACCTGTGCCTGATCATCGGAGTTGCAGCTATAGTCAACAGGATCCACGTCTCGAGATCCATAGCCCGGGTCGACATGCCCTTTGCTTTTGGGGTTACTCTGCTATTCCTGCTACTCTCTCTGGACGGCACGATAGGGCTGATCGACGGCGTCATCTTCATCGGGGCAGGCATACTGTATATATACAACATTTACCGCCGGGCGGGCGGAGAGCGAAAAGTCCTGGTCGCCGACACTGATACGGTAAAAAACCTGGTCCTGCTGGCCATCGGAATCGCCTGCGTGATCCTCGGCGGGAAGGTGACCGTAGACAGCGCCGTATCGCTGGCTAACGCTTTTCAGGTTAGCCCCTTTCTGATCGCGGTGACGATCATCGCGATAGGTACGTCTATGCCGGAAATGGTCACCGCCCTCGTAGCTTCCAGGAAGGATGAGGGCGACCTTGTCATGGGGAACTGCATCGGCAGCGTCATCGTGAACACCCTGTTTATCCTCGGAGCAGCCGCCATTGTCTCGCCCCTGCCTATAGCGGGGGTGATCGACATCCTGATACTGCTCGGGATTATCGTGCTATTGCTGCCCATCCTTGTGACCCGGTCGCAGATCGGCCACCGCGAAGGTATCCTACTGGTCGTACTGTATGTTATCTTCGTCGGGTACAAGGTGATTGCCGGCGCTGTATAG
- a CDS encoding ATPase AAA, translated as MAASVISSVARWKEFLTRYYKNQIQQLAVSDVKNKALAIEFPNITKFDVRLAEELLNNPDLVLSHAEDALTLVDLPVKTQVSAKIRVIKVPRKTQVRELRSSDVNKLVSLEGTVRKITDVRPRILEAAFECARCKNIIYIPQEGSGKFIEPSYCQCNEEKKGIFRLMYKESRFEDYQRIKIQESPENLKGGEQPQTLDINVSDDLAGIVTPGEFITVTGILRSAQRVNKDGKTAYFDIYLDGVAVELEEQEFDEVEISLEDEEEILRMSRDPEIYQKVIGSIAPSIYGYDEVKEAVAHQLFSGVVKELPDGSRIRGDIHVLLVGDPGIAKSQILRYVVKLAPRGVYASGKSASSAGLTAAAVKDEFDGQWTLEAGALVLADKGIAAIDEMDKMKNEDRSSLHEGMEQQSYHPLTEILLADGRKIRIGDLFDQTYAKADEIIEGIDCEIVPCEGVSVLSTDMNHITEQRVDRVSRHKAPDHFIKIRYSNDREIIVTPEHPVFIVKDGISCIPASAVTIGDPVPAPVEEQTGSKICSLYVTAVEVIPNEGQYRTDYVYDVTVEPYHCFVSQGVILHNSISIAKAGILATLKCRCAILGAANPKLGRFDPYESIPDQINMPPSLMSRFDLIFILQDKPEEKRDTNIAGHILKSHFAGELHEHRKNNPASHVTDDMVRTAMSTIKPQIDPKLFRKYVAYAKRKVFPIMTEDAKAQIINFYLGLRKQGEGDNAPIPVTARQLEGLVRLAEASARMRLSDKVTADDVARTIRITMTSLKQVGMDTETGRLDIDVLQVGVAKSQRDRIKNLKHLIEDLSREYEGSVPVDVLIDRAVESGMPKDKVEKELKKLREIGEIFEPKSGHLSLS; from the coding sequence ATGGCCGCAAGCGTGATTTCCAGTGTCGCCCGGTGGAAGGAATTCCTGACCCGGTATTACAAGAATCAGATTCAGCAGCTGGCTGTGTCTGACGTCAAGAACAAAGCGCTCGCCATCGAGTTTCCGAACATCACCAAATTCGACGTCAGGCTTGCCGAGGAGCTGCTGAACAACCCGGACCTGGTGCTCTCTCACGCAGAAGACGCGCTGACGCTGGTGGACCTGCCTGTCAAGACGCAGGTATCTGCCAAGATCCGGGTCATCAAAGTCCCGAGAAAGACGCAGGTCCGTGAACTGCGGAGCAGCGACGTCAACAAGCTCGTCTCGCTGGAGGGCACGGTGAGGAAGATCACCGACGTCCGCCCCCGGATTCTCGAGGCTGCCTTCGAGTGCGCCAGGTGTAAGAACATCATCTACATACCCCAGGAGGGGTCAGGCAAGTTCATCGAGCCTTCCTACTGCCAGTGCAACGAGGAGAAGAAAGGCATTTTCAGGCTGATGTACAAGGAGTCACGGTTCGAGGACTACCAGCGGATCAAGATCCAGGAGTCGCCTGAGAACCTCAAGGGCGGCGAGCAGCCTCAGACGCTGGACATCAACGTGAGCGACGACCTGGCAGGCATCGTGACTCCCGGCGAGTTCATCACCGTCACGGGCATCCTGCGCTCGGCGCAGCGTGTCAACAAGGATGGCAAGACGGCTTATTTCGACATTTACCTGGACGGCGTCGCTGTCGAGCTGGAGGAGCAGGAGTTCGACGAGGTGGAGATCAGCCTCGAGGACGAGGAAGAGATCCTGCGCATGTCGAGGGATCCGGAGATTTACCAGAAGGTGATTGGCTCCATCGCTCCGTCCATCTACGGCTACGACGAGGTCAAAGAGGCTGTCGCCCATCAGCTCTTCTCCGGGGTAGTCAAGGAGCTACCTGACGGCAGCCGCATCAGGGGCGACATTCACGTGCTGCTGGTCGGCGACCCCGGTATCGCCAAATCACAGATCCTGCGGTACGTGGTCAAGCTGGCCCCGAGAGGCGTCTACGCGTCGGGCAAGAGCGCGTCATCCGCCGGTCTTACTGCAGCGGCAGTAAAGGACGAGTTCGACGGCCAGTGGACGCTGGAGGCCGGTGCGCTGGTGCTGGCAGACAAGGGTATCGCAGCCATCGACGAAATGGACAAGATGAAAAATGAGGACCGATCGTCGCTGCATGAGGGCATGGAACAGCAGAGCTATCATCCTTTGACAGAAATTCTGCTGGCTGATGGGAGAAAAATTAGAATAGGAGACTTGTTCGATCAGACCTATGCAAAGGCTGACGAGATCATTGAAGGCATCGACTGCGAAATAGTGCCGTGCGAAGGTGTTTCTGTCCTAAGCACTGACATGAATCATATTACGGAGCAGCGTGTTGATCGTGTTAGCAGGCATAAAGCCCCAGATCATTTCATAAAAATCCGGTATTCAAATGACCGAGAGATAATTGTTACACCAGAACACCCTGTCTTTATTGTTAAAGACGGAATATCCTGTATCCCTGCTTCTGCTGTAACTATTGGTGATCCAGTACCGGCTCCGGTTGAAGAGCAAACAGGCTCGAAAATATGCTCATTGTATGTGACTGCTGTGGAAGTCATACCCAATGAGGGCCAGTACCGGACAGATTATGTATATGATGTCACCGTCGAGCCTTACCATTGCTTCGTCTCGCAAGGTGTTATCCTGCATAACAGCATCAGTATAGCCAAGGCGGGCATTCTGGCGACTCTAAAATGCCGTTGCGCCATCCTGGGTGCCGCAAATCCTAAGCTGGGCCGTTTCGACCCCTACGAGAGCATTCCTGACCAGATCAACATGCCCCCGTCGCTGATGAGCCGTTTCGACCTGATCTTCATTTTACAGGACAAGCCCGAGGAAAAGAGGGATACGAACATCGCCGGGCACATCCTGAAGTCTCACTTTGCGGGCGAACTGCACGAGCACAGGAAGAACAATCCGGCCAGCCATGTTACTGATGACATGGTCAGGACCGCCATGTCGACTATCAAGCCTCAGATCGACCCAAAGCTGTTCAGGAAATACGTCGCATATGCCAAGCGCAAGGTCTTCCCTATCATGACCGAAGACGCAAAGGCGCAGATCATCAACTTCTACCTCGGCCTGCGTAAGCAGGGCGAAGGTGACAACGCTCCCATCCCGGTCACAGCCCGTCAGCTCGAAGGCCTGGTAAGGCTTGCGGAGGCGAGCGCCCGCATGCGCCTCAGCGACAAGGTGACGGCCGACGACGTGGCCCGCACTATCCGCATCACTATGACCAGCCTGAAGCAGGTGGGCATGGATACTGAGACCGGCAGGCTGGACATCGACGTGCTGCAGGTGGGCGTCGCCAAGTCCCAGCGGGACCGGATCAAGAACCTGAAGCACCTCATCGAAGACCTGTCCAGGGAGTACGAGGGATCGGTGCCAGTTGACGTGCTCATTGACCGGGCGGTCGAAAGTGGCATGCCAAAAGATAAAGTAGAAAAAGAGCTTAAAAAATTGAGGGAGATCGGGGAAATTTTCGAGCCGAAGTCAGGCCATCTCAGCCTGTCGTAA